The Camelina sativa cultivar DH55 chromosome 14, Cs, whole genome shotgun sequence genome includes a window with the following:
- the LOC104742349 gene encoding fanconi-associated nuclease 1 homolog isoform X3 yields the protein MLTGRESLLRLIGKRRRSLPNRHLLLSIPTPDSLNLEVEDLISVAGDDGRSSENQAPLDDPSKFSDDLSPSTRKKRRLTQTTLLQSSFWSLSVPKQLEGGPVICTQQQPILDSETSGFSLVQRSEPSDSICCKVDDGSCSPRNEEILETVTLDEANGDAIHTFIVGRKFSDVLNLEIGGNICLLRHPENIKDRNAIKVVSADSEMLGYIPKDISQCLSPLIDEYDLKFEGTITSVPKYSSEAVPIKVVCHKMTSDGWKECEFYEDFKPIWDKVLQAVEHQMQFPPKTTRYQFNFNVILQEVLRSCSHLFTADERTFLESFPSLSEDSQRLFVRLYTRKGPWFRLSNISYHEVSDSFQALKDLTVRGFMSSVKDADELDSQKMKEIIELLNVTELRDILSMNKVFSRGSRKRDLINSFSSCYNDETRINLATMILEKTGLCAKISSTADSLIWRVERLFFLNGEQDLSSFVLLDLGIIKYPSYKCIESEQIFSNRTKLLAYEEAIEVAQLMDESLDSEDSRTVLKCIMISETRIFSSSLDSAHHAAFNCFTGPWVYSKVVLLGVSFLENNKRYNQAAYLLRRLLSCFNCDRRRGYWTVRLSTDLEHMGRPNESLTVAEQGLLDPWVRAGSRVALQRRILRLAKPPRRWKTPTFSNLDENKIPEVTIQGRSLNCEVGMKNRFYGEDGEQCGVEQLALQYYSGEGGGWQGIHTESSIWLTIFGLIMWDILFSDVPGVFQTRFQEGNDRISARESCKRNG from the exons ATGCTTACCGGACGGGAGAGTTTGCTCCGGTTGATCGGAAAACGTCGGCGATCTCTACCCAATCGACACCTTCTTCTCTCCATTCCTACTCCG GATTCGTTGAATCTCGAGGTCGAAGATCTTATCTCAGTAGCCGGGGATGATGGTCGTTCGTCGGAGAATCAGGCTCCTCTCGATGACCCGAGCAAATTCTCTG ATGATTTGAGCCCATCCACGAGGAAGAAACGGAGATTAACTCAGACCACTCTTCTTCAGTCAAGTTTCTGGTCATTGTCAGTGCCAAAACAGTTAGAAGGTGGTCCTGTAATCTGTACCCAGCAGCAACCAATACTTGATTCTGAAACTTCTGGATTCAGTTTGGTGCAAAGAAGTGAGCCTAGTGACTCCATTTGCTGCAAGGTTGATGATGGTTCATGTTCTCCAAGAAATGAGGAGATTTTGGAAACTGTGACTTTAGATGAAGCCAATGGTGATGCTATTCATACCTTTATAGTTGGTAGGAAGTTCAGTGATGTTCTGAATTTAGAAATTGGGGGTAACATTTGTCTTTTGAGACATCCTGAGAATATCAAGGATCGGAATGCTATAAAG GTTGTTTCTGCAGACTCTGAAATGCTTGGGTATATACCTAAAGATATCTCTCAGTGCTTGTCTCCGCTGATCGATGAGTATGACCTTAAGTTTGAG GGAACAATAACATCTGTTCCGAAGTATTCTTCTGAAGCTGTTCCGATCAAAGTTGTTTGTCACAAGATGACATCTGATGGTTGGAAGGAATGTGAATTCTATGAAGATTTTAAACCTATTTGGGATAAAGTTCTTCAGGCTGTTGAGCATCAGATGCAGTTTCCGCCTAAAACAACTAGATACCAGTTTAACTTCAACGTAATACTACAAGAGGTTCTAAGAAGCTGCTCTCACCTATTCACAGCCGATGAAAGGACATTCTTGG AATCTTTCCCCTCTCTTTCAGAAGATAGCCAAAGACTTTTTGTCCGTCTTTACACACGAAAAG GACCTTGGTTTAGGTTATCAAATATTTCATACCATGAGGTGTCTGATTCTTTTCAAGCCCTGAAGGATCTAACAG TCAGGGGATTTATGAGCTCAGTGAAGGACGCAGATGAACTAGATTCCCAAAAAATGAAGGAGATCATAGAGTTGCTAAACGTCACTGAACTTCGTGATATCTTATCTATGAACAAG GTGTTCAGTCGAGGCTCAAGAAAGAGAGACCTTATTAATTCATTTTCCTCTTGTTATAATGATGAAACGAG GATAAatctagcaacaatgattcTAGAAAAAACAGGACTTTGTGCTAAGATATCCAGTACAGCAGATTCTCTCATATGGCGTGTTGAG AGGCTTTTCTTTCTCAATGGAGAGCAAGATTTATCCTCTTTTGTATTACTGGATCTCGGTATTATCAAATACCCAAGTTACAAATGCATTGAGTCAGAGCAAATATTTTCAAATCGGACAAAGCTTCTAGCATATGAAGAG GCCATTGAAGTGGCTCAGTTGATGGATGAATCTCTTGACAGTGAGGATTCTCGGACAGTGTTGAAATGCATCATGATTTCTGAAACCCGCATATTCAGTTCGTCTTTAGATTCTGCGCACCATGCTGCATTTAACTGCTTTACTGGACCATGGGTTTACTCAAAGGTGGTTCTTTTAGGAGTTTCCTTTCTTGAGAACAACAAGAG GTACAACCAAGCAGCTTATCTACTGAGGCGGTTGCTCAGTTGTTTCAATTGTGACAGGAGACGAGGATATTGGACAGTCAGGTTATCAACAGACTTGGAGCATATGGGACGTCCAAATGAAAGCCTTACAGTAGCAGAGCAGGGACTATTAGATCCTTGGGTGCGTGCTGGTTCACGAGTAGCTTTGCAAAGGCGCATTCTTCGTCTGGCAAAACCTCCAAGGCGCTGGAAAACTCCCACCTTTTCAAATCTCGACGAAAACAAGATCCCCGAG GTTACCATTCAAGGGAGATCATTGAATTGTGAAGTTGGCATGAAAAACAGGTTTTATGGGGAAGACGGGGAACAATGTGGAGTGGAGCAGCTCGCATTACAGTATTACAgtggagaaggaggaggatgGCAAGGAATTCATACAGAGAGTAGCATCTGGTTAACGATTTTTGGGCTTATCATGTGGGACATTCTATTTTCCGATGTCCCGGGTGTTTTCCAAACCCGATTCCAG GAAGGAAATGATAGAATCTCAGCTCGAGAAAGTTGCAAACGGAATGGCTGA
- the LOC104742349 gene encoding fanconi-associated nuclease 1 homolog isoform X5: protein MLTGRESLLRLIGKRRRSLPNRHLLLSIPTPDSLNLEVEDLISVAGDDGRSSENQAPLDDPSKFSDDLSPSTRKKRRLTQTTLLQSSFWSLSVPKQLEGGPVICTQQQPILDSETSGFSLVQRSEPSDSICCKVDDGSCSPRNEEILETVTLDEANGDAIHTFIVGRKFSDVLNLEIGGNICLLRHPENIKDRNAIKVVSADSEMLGYIPKDISQCLSPLIDEYDLKFEGTITSVPKYSSEAVPIKVVCHKMTSDGWKECEFYEDFKPIWDKVLQAVEHQMQFPPKTTRYQFNFNVILQEVLRSCSHLFTADERTFLESFPSLSEDSQRLFVRLYTRKGPWFRLSNISYHEVSDSFQALKDLTVRGFMSSVKDADELDSQKMKEIIELLNVTELRDILSMNKVFSRGSRKRDLINSFSSCYNDETRINLATMILEKTGLCAKISSTADSLIWRVERLFFLNGEQDLSSFVLLDLGIIKYPSYKCIESEQIFSNRTKLLAYEEAIEVAQLMDESLDSEDSRTVLKCIMISETRIFSSSLDSAHHAAFNCFTGPWVYSKVQPSSLSTEAVAQLFQL from the exons ATGCTTACCGGACGGGAGAGTTTGCTCCGGTTGATCGGAAAACGTCGGCGATCTCTACCCAATCGACACCTTCTTCTCTCCATTCCTACTCCG GATTCGTTGAATCTCGAGGTCGAAGATCTTATCTCAGTAGCCGGGGATGATGGTCGTTCGTCGGAGAATCAGGCTCCTCTCGATGACCCGAGCAAATTCTCTG ATGATTTGAGCCCATCCACGAGGAAGAAACGGAGATTAACTCAGACCACTCTTCTTCAGTCAAGTTTCTGGTCATTGTCAGTGCCAAAACAGTTAGAAGGTGGTCCTGTAATCTGTACCCAGCAGCAACCAATACTTGATTCTGAAACTTCTGGATTCAGTTTGGTGCAAAGAAGTGAGCCTAGTGACTCCATTTGCTGCAAGGTTGATGATGGTTCATGTTCTCCAAGAAATGAGGAGATTTTGGAAACTGTGACTTTAGATGAAGCCAATGGTGATGCTATTCATACCTTTATAGTTGGTAGGAAGTTCAGTGATGTTCTGAATTTAGAAATTGGGGGTAACATTTGTCTTTTGAGACATCCTGAGAATATCAAGGATCGGAATGCTATAAAG GTTGTTTCTGCAGACTCTGAAATGCTTGGGTATATACCTAAAGATATCTCTCAGTGCTTGTCTCCGCTGATCGATGAGTATGACCTTAAGTTTGAG GGAACAATAACATCTGTTCCGAAGTATTCTTCTGAAGCTGTTCCGATCAAAGTTGTTTGTCACAAGATGACATCTGATGGTTGGAAGGAATGTGAATTCTATGAAGATTTTAAACCTATTTGGGATAAAGTTCTTCAGGCTGTTGAGCATCAGATGCAGTTTCCGCCTAAAACAACTAGATACCAGTTTAACTTCAACGTAATACTACAAGAGGTTCTAAGAAGCTGCTCTCACCTATTCACAGCCGATGAAAGGACATTCTTGG AATCTTTCCCCTCTCTTTCAGAAGATAGCCAAAGACTTTTTGTCCGTCTTTACACACGAAAAG GACCTTGGTTTAGGTTATCAAATATTTCATACCATGAGGTGTCTGATTCTTTTCAAGCCCTGAAGGATCTAACAG TCAGGGGATTTATGAGCTCAGTGAAGGACGCAGATGAACTAGATTCCCAAAAAATGAAGGAGATCATAGAGTTGCTAAACGTCACTGAACTTCGTGATATCTTATCTATGAACAAG GTGTTCAGTCGAGGCTCAAGAAAGAGAGACCTTATTAATTCATTTTCCTCTTGTTATAATGATGAAACGAG GATAAatctagcaacaatgattcTAGAAAAAACAGGACTTTGTGCTAAGATATCCAGTACAGCAGATTCTCTCATATGGCGTGTTGAG AGGCTTTTCTTTCTCAATGGAGAGCAAGATTTATCCTCTTTTGTATTACTGGATCTCGGTATTATCAAATACCCAAGTTACAAATGCATTGAGTCAGAGCAAATATTTTCAAATCGGACAAAGCTTCTAGCATATGAAGAG GCCATTGAAGTGGCTCAGTTGATGGATGAATCTCTTGACAGTGAGGATTCTCGGACAGTGTTGAAATGCATCATGATTTCTGAAACCCGCATATTCAGTTCGTCTTTAGATTCTGCGCACCATGCTGCATTTAACTGCTTTACTGGACCATGGGTTTACTCAAAG GTACAACCAAGCAGCTTATCTACTGAGGCGGTTGCTCAGTTGTTTCAATTGTGA
- the LOC104742349 gene encoding fanconi-associated nuclease 1 homolog isoform X6: MLTGRESLLRLIGKRRRSLPNRHLLLSIPTPDSLNLEVEDLISVAGDDGRSSENQAPLDDPSKFSDDLSPSTRKKRRLTQTTLLQSSFWSLSVPKQLEGGPVICTQQQPILDSETSGFSLVQRSEPSDSICCKVDDGSCSPRNEEILETVTLDEANGDAIHTFIVGRKFSDVLNLEIGGNICLLRHPENIKDRNAIKVVSADSEMLGYIPKDISQCLSPLIDEYDLKFEGTITSVPKYSSEAVPIKVVCHKMTSDGWKECEFYEDFKPIWDKVLQAVEHQMQFPPKTTRYQFNFNVILQEVLRSCSHLFTADERTFLESFPSLSEDSQRLFVRLYTRKGPWFRLSNISYHEVSDSFQALKDLTVRGFMSSVKDADELDSQKMKEIIELLNVTELRDILSMNKVFSRGSRKRDLINSFSSCYNDETRINLATMILEKTGLCAKISSTADSLIWRVERLFFLNGEQDLSSFVLLDLGIIKYPSYKCIESEQIFSNRTKLLAYEE; encoded by the exons ATGCTTACCGGACGGGAGAGTTTGCTCCGGTTGATCGGAAAACGTCGGCGATCTCTACCCAATCGACACCTTCTTCTCTCCATTCCTACTCCG GATTCGTTGAATCTCGAGGTCGAAGATCTTATCTCAGTAGCCGGGGATGATGGTCGTTCGTCGGAGAATCAGGCTCCTCTCGATGACCCGAGCAAATTCTCTG ATGATTTGAGCCCATCCACGAGGAAGAAACGGAGATTAACTCAGACCACTCTTCTTCAGTCAAGTTTCTGGTCATTGTCAGTGCCAAAACAGTTAGAAGGTGGTCCTGTAATCTGTACCCAGCAGCAACCAATACTTGATTCTGAAACTTCTGGATTCAGTTTGGTGCAAAGAAGTGAGCCTAGTGACTCCATTTGCTGCAAGGTTGATGATGGTTCATGTTCTCCAAGAAATGAGGAGATTTTGGAAACTGTGACTTTAGATGAAGCCAATGGTGATGCTATTCATACCTTTATAGTTGGTAGGAAGTTCAGTGATGTTCTGAATTTAGAAATTGGGGGTAACATTTGTCTTTTGAGACATCCTGAGAATATCAAGGATCGGAATGCTATAAAG GTTGTTTCTGCAGACTCTGAAATGCTTGGGTATATACCTAAAGATATCTCTCAGTGCTTGTCTCCGCTGATCGATGAGTATGACCTTAAGTTTGAG GGAACAATAACATCTGTTCCGAAGTATTCTTCTGAAGCTGTTCCGATCAAAGTTGTTTGTCACAAGATGACATCTGATGGTTGGAAGGAATGTGAATTCTATGAAGATTTTAAACCTATTTGGGATAAAGTTCTTCAGGCTGTTGAGCATCAGATGCAGTTTCCGCCTAAAACAACTAGATACCAGTTTAACTTCAACGTAATACTACAAGAGGTTCTAAGAAGCTGCTCTCACCTATTCACAGCCGATGAAAGGACATTCTTGG AATCTTTCCCCTCTCTTTCAGAAGATAGCCAAAGACTTTTTGTCCGTCTTTACACACGAAAAG GACCTTGGTTTAGGTTATCAAATATTTCATACCATGAGGTGTCTGATTCTTTTCAAGCCCTGAAGGATCTAACAG TCAGGGGATTTATGAGCTCAGTGAAGGACGCAGATGAACTAGATTCCCAAAAAATGAAGGAGATCATAGAGTTGCTAAACGTCACTGAACTTCGTGATATCTTATCTATGAACAAG GTGTTCAGTCGAGGCTCAAGAAAGAGAGACCTTATTAATTCATTTTCCTCTTGTTATAATGATGAAACGAG GATAAatctagcaacaatgattcTAGAAAAAACAGGACTTTGTGCTAAGATATCCAGTACAGCAGATTCTCTCATATGGCGTGTTGAG AGGCTTTTCTTTCTCAATGGAGAGCAAGATTTATCCTCTTTTGTATTACTGGATCTCGGTATTATCAAATACCCAAGTTACAAATGCATTGAGTCAGAGCAAATATTTTCAAATCGGACAAAGCTTCTAGCATATGAAGAG TGA
- the LOC104742349 gene encoding fanconi-associated nuclease 1 homolog isoform X1 — MLTGRESLLRLIGKRRRSLPNRHLLLSIPTPDSLNLEVEDLISVAGDDGRSSENQAPLDDPSKFSDDLSPSTRKKRRLTQTTLLQSSFWSLSVPKQLEGGPVICTQQQPILDSETSGFSLVQRSEPSDSICCKVDDGSCSPRNEEILETVTLDEANGDAIHTFIVGRKFSDVLNLEIGGNICLLRHPENIKDRNAIKVVSADSEMLGYIPKDISQCLSPLIDEYDLKFEGTITSVPKYSSEAVPIKVVCHKMTSDGWKECEFYEDFKPIWDKVLQAVEHQMQFPPKTTRYQFNFNVILQEVLRSCSHLFTADERTFLESFPSLSEDSQRLFVRLYTRKGPWFRLSNISYHEVSDSFQALKDLTVRGFMSSVKDADELDSQKMKEIIELLNVTELRDILSMNKVFSRGSRKRDLINSFSSCYNDETRINLATMILEKTGLCAKISSTADSLIWRVERLFFLNGEQDLSSFVLLDLGIIKYPSYKCIESEQIFSNRTKLLAYEEAIEVAQLMDESLDSEDSRTVLKCIMISETRIFSSSLDSAHHAAFNCFTGPWVYSKVVLLGVSFLENNKRYNQAAYLLRRLLSCFNCDRRRGYWTVRLSTDLEHMGRPNESLTVAEQGLLDPWVRAGSRVALQRRILRLAKPPRRWKTPTFSNLDENKIPEVTIQGRSLNCEVGMKNRFYGEDGEQCGVEQLALQYYSGEGGGWQGIHTESSIWLTIFGLIMWDILFSDVPGVFQTRFQTAPLDLETESFYLNRKEMIESQLEKVANGMAEEILIISYETNRGTACRGVVWERFTLEELRAAVACVGSVCVASLCRHLAQDYRSWCSGMPDLLLWRFKENGYEGEAKLVEVKSEKDRLSEQQRAWLLLLMDSGFSVEICKVRPLLV, encoded by the exons ATGCTTACCGGACGGGAGAGTTTGCTCCGGTTGATCGGAAAACGTCGGCGATCTCTACCCAATCGACACCTTCTTCTCTCCATTCCTACTCCG GATTCGTTGAATCTCGAGGTCGAAGATCTTATCTCAGTAGCCGGGGATGATGGTCGTTCGTCGGAGAATCAGGCTCCTCTCGATGACCCGAGCAAATTCTCTG ATGATTTGAGCCCATCCACGAGGAAGAAACGGAGATTAACTCAGACCACTCTTCTTCAGTCAAGTTTCTGGTCATTGTCAGTGCCAAAACAGTTAGAAGGTGGTCCTGTAATCTGTACCCAGCAGCAACCAATACTTGATTCTGAAACTTCTGGATTCAGTTTGGTGCAAAGAAGTGAGCCTAGTGACTCCATTTGCTGCAAGGTTGATGATGGTTCATGTTCTCCAAGAAATGAGGAGATTTTGGAAACTGTGACTTTAGATGAAGCCAATGGTGATGCTATTCATACCTTTATAGTTGGTAGGAAGTTCAGTGATGTTCTGAATTTAGAAATTGGGGGTAACATTTGTCTTTTGAGACATCCTGAGAATATCAAGGATCGGAATGCTATAAAG GTTGTTTCTGCAGACTCTGAAATGCTTGGGTATATACCTAAAGATATCTCTCAGTGCTTGTCTCCGCTGATCGATGAGTATGACCTTAAGTTTGAG GGAACAATAACATCTGTTCCGAAGTATTCTTCTGAAGCTGTTCCGATCAAAGTTGTTTGTCACAAGATGACATCTGATGGTTGGAAGGAATGTGAATTCTATGAAGATTTTAAACCTATTTGGGATAAAGTTCTTCAGGCTGTTGAGCATCAGATGCAGTTTCCGCCTAAAACAACTAGATACCAGTTTAACTTCAACGTAATACTACAAGAGGTTCTAAGAAGCTGCTCTCACCTATTCACAGCCGATGAAAGGACATTCTTGG AATCTTTCCCCTCTCTTTCAGAAGATAGCCAAAGACTTTTTGTCCGTCTTTACACACGAAAAG GACCTTGGTTTAGGTTATCAAATATTTCATACCATGAGGTGTCTGATTCTTTTCAAGCCCTGAAGGATCTAACAG TCAGGGGATTTATGAGCTCAGTGAAGGACGCAGATGAACTAGATTCCCAAAAAATGAAGGAGATCATAGAGTTGCTAAACGTCACTGAACTTCGTGATATCTTATCTATGAACAAG GTGTTCAGTCGAGGCTCAAGAAAGAGAGACCTTATTAATTCATTTTCCTCTTGTTATAATGATGAAACGAG GATAAatctagcaacaatgattcTAGAAAAAACAGGACTTTGTGCTAAGATATCCAGTACAGCAGATTCTCTCATATGGCGTGTTGAG AGGCTTTTCTTTCTCAATGGAGAGCAAGATTTATCCTCTTTTGTATTACTGGATCTCGGTATTATCAAATACCCAAGTTACAAATGCATTGAGTCAGAGCAAATATTTTCAAATCGGACAAAGCTTCTAGCATATGAAGAG GCCATTGAAGTGGCTCAGTTGATGGATGAATCTCTTGACAGTGAGGATTCTCGGACAGTGTTGAAATGCATCATGATTTCTGAAACCCGCATATTCAGTTCGTCTTTAGATTCTGCGCACCATGCTGCATTTAACTGCTTTACTGGACCATGGGTTTACTCAAAGGTGGTTCTTTTAGGAGTTTCCTTTCTTGAGAACAACAAGAG GTACAACCAAGCAGCTTATCTACTGAGGCGGTTGCTCAGTTGTTTCAATTGTGACAGGAGACGAGGATATTGGACAGTCAGGTTATCAACAGACTTGGAGCATATGGGACGTCCAAATGAAAGCCTTACAGTAGCAGAGCAGGGACTATTAGATCCTTGGGTGCGTGCTGGTTCACGAGTAGCTTTGCAAAGGCGCATTCTTCGTCTGGCAAAACCTCCAAGGCGCTGGAAAACTCCCACCTTTTCAAATCTCGACGAAAACAAGATCCCCGAG GTTACCATTCAAGGGAGATCATTGAATTGTGAAGTTGGCATGAAAAACAGGTTTTATGGGGAAGACGGGGAACAATGTGGAGTGGAGCAGCTCGCATTACAGTATTACAgtggagaaggaggaggatgGCAAGGAATTCATACAGAGAGTAGCATCTGGTTAACGATTTTTGGGCTTATCATGTGGGACATTCTATTTTCCGATGTCCCGGGTGTTTTCCAAACCCGATTCCAG ACTGCTCCATTGGACTTAGAGACTGAATCCTTCTATCTAAACAGGAAGGAAATGATAGAATCTCAGCTCGAGAAAGTTGCAAACGGAATGGCTGAAGAAATActaatcatatcatatgaaaCAAACCGTGGAACAGCGTGCAGGGGAGTGGTTTGGGAGCGGTTTACATTAGAGGAACTGAGAGCAGCAGTGGCTTGTGTTGGAAGTGTGTGTGTAGCATCGCTGTGCCGGCATTTAGCTCAAGACTATAGGAGCTGGTGCAGTGGAATGCCTGATCTGCTACTATGGCGGTTCAAGGAGAATGGTTATGAAGGTGAAGCTAAGCTTGTGGAagtaaaatcagaaaaagataGGTTATCGGAACAGCAACGAGCCTGGCTTCTACTCCTAATGGATTCAGGCTTTAGTGTTGAGATTTGCAAAGTAAGACCActgcttgtttaa
- the LOC104742349 gene encoding fanconi-associated nuclease 1 homolog isoform X2: MLTGRESLLRLIGKRRRSLPNRHLLLSIPTPDSLNLEVEDLISVAGDDGRSSENQAPLDDPSKFSDDLSPSTRKKRRLTQTTLLQSSFWSLSVPKQLEGGPVICTQQQPILDSETSGFSLVQRSEPSDSICCKVDDGSCSPRNEEILETVTLDEANGDAIHTFIVGRKFSDVLNLEIGGNICLLRHPENIKDRNAIKVVSADSEMLGYIPKDISQCLSPLIDEYDLKFEGTITSVPKYSSEAVPIKVVCHKMTSDGWKECEFYEDFKPIWDKVLQAVEHQMQFPPKTTRYQFNFNVILQEVLRSCSHLFTADERTFLEDSQRLFVRLYTRKGPWFRLSNISYHEVSDSFQALKDLTVRGFMSSVKDADELDSQKMKEIIELLNVTELRDILSMNKVFSRGSRKRDLINSFSSCYNDETRINLATMILEKTGLCAKISSTADSLIWRVERLFFLNGEQDLSSFVLLDLGIIKYPSYKCIESEQIFSNRTKLLAYEEAIEVAQLMDESLDSEDSRTVLKCIMISETRIFSSSLDSAHHAAFNCFTGPWVYSKVVLLGVSFLENNKRYNQAAYLLRRLLSCFNCDRRRGYWTVRLSTDLEHMGRPNESLTVAEQGLLDPWVRAGSRVALQRRILRLAKPPRRWKTPTFSNLDENKIPEVTIQGRSLNCEVGMKNRFYGEDGEQCGVEQLALQYYSGEGGGWQGIHTESSIWLTIFGLIMWDILFSDVPGVFQTRFQTAPLDLETESFYLNRKEMIESQLEKVANGMAEEILIISYETNRGTACRGVVWERFTLEELRAAVACVGSVCVASLCRHLAQDYRSWCSGMPDLLLWRFKENGYEGEAKLVEVKSEKDRLSEQQRAWLLLLMDSGFSVEICKVRPLLV; this comes from the exons ATGCTTACCGGACGGGAGAGTTTGCTCCGGTTGATCGGAAAACGTCGGCGATCTCTACCCAATCGACACCTTCTTCTCTCCATTCCTACTCCG GATTCGTTGAATCTCGAGGTCGAAGATCTTATCTCAGTAGCCGGGGATGATGGTCGTTCGTCGGAGAATCAGGCTCCTCTCGATGACCCGAGCAAATTCTCTG ATGATTTGAGCCCATCCACGAGGAAGAAACGGAGATTAACTCAGACCACTCTTCTTCAGTCAAGTTTCTGGTCATTGTCAGTGCCAAAACAGTTAGAAGGTGGTCCTGTAATCTGTACCCAGCAGCAACCAATACTTGATTCTGAAACTTCTGGATTCAGTTTGGTGCAAAGAAGTGAGCCTAGTGACTCCATTTGCTGCAAGGTTGATGATGGTTCATGTTCTCCAAGAAATGAGGAGATTTTGGAAACTGTGACTTTAGATGAAGCCAATGGTGATGCTATTCATACCTTTATAGTTGGTAGGAAGTTCAGTGATGTTCTGAATTTAGAAATTGGGGGTAACATTTGTCTTTTGAGACATCCTGAGAATATCAAGGATCGGAATGCTATAAAG GTTGTTTCTGCAGACTCTGAAATGCTTGGGTATATACCTAAAGATATCTCTCAGTGCTTGTCTCCGCTGATCGATGAGTATGACCTTAAGTTTGAG GGAACAATAACATCTGTTCCGAAGTATTCTTCTGAAGCTGTTCCGATCAAAGTTGTTTGTCACAAGATGACATCTGATGGTTGGAAGGAATGTGAATTCTATGAAGATTTTAAACCTATTTGGGATAAAGTTCTTCAGGCTGTTGAGCATCAGATGCAGTTTCCGCCTAAAACAACTAGATACCAGTTTAACTTCAACGTAATACTACAAGAGGTTCTAAGAAGCTGCTCTCACCTATTCACAGCCGATGAAAGGACATTCTTGG AAGATAGCCAAAGACTTTTTGTCCGTCTTTACACACGAAAAG GACCTTGGTTTAGGTTATCAAATATTTCATACCATGAGGTGTCTGATTCTTTTCAAGCCCTGAAGGATCTAACAG TCAGGGGATTTATGAGCTCAGTGAAGGACGCAGATGAACTAGATTCCCAAAAAATGAAGGAGATCATAGAGTTGCTAAACGTCACTGAACTTCGTGATATCTTATCTATGAACAAG GTGTTCAGTCGAGGCTCAAGAAAGAGAGACCTTATTAATTCATTTTCCTCTTGTTATAATGATGAAACGAG GATAAatctagcaacaatgattcTAGAAAAAACAGGACTTTGTGCTAAGATATCCAGTACAGCAGATTCTCTCATATGGCGTGTTGAG AGGCTTTTCTTTCTCAATGGAGAGCAAGATTTATCCTCTTTTGTATTACTGGATCTCGGTATTATCAAATACCCAAGTTACAAATGCATTGAGTCAGAGCAAATATTTTCAAATCGGACAAAGCTTCTAGCATATGAAGAG GCCATTGAAGTGGCTCAGTTGATGGATGAATCTCTTGACAGTGAGGATTCTCGGACAGTGTTGAAATGCATCATGATTTCTGAAACCCGCATATTCAGTTCGTCTTTAGATTCTGCGCACCATGCTGCATTTAACTGCTTTACTGGACCATGGGTTTACTCAAAGGTGGTTCTTTTAGGAGTTTCCTTTCTTGAGAACAACAAGAG GTACAACCAAGCAGCTTATCTACTGAGGCGGTTGCTCAGTTGTTTCAATTGTGACAGGAGACGAGGATATTGGACAGTCAGGTTATCAACAGACTTGGAGCATATGGGACGTCCAAATGAAAGCCTTACAGTAGCAGAGCAGGGACTATTAGATCCTTGGGTGCGTGCTGGTTCACGAGTAGCTTTGCAAAGGCGCATTCTTCGTCTGGCAAAACCTCCAAGGCGCTGGAAAACTCCCACCTTTTCAAATCTCGACGAAAACAAGATCCCCGAG GTTACCATTCAAGGGAGATCATTGAATTGTGAAGTTGGCATGAAAAACAGGTTTTATGGGGAAGACGGGGAACAATGTGGAGTGGAGCAGCTCGCATTACAGTATTACAgtggagaaggaggaggatgGCAAGGAATTCATACAGAGAGTAGCATCTGGTTAACGATTTTTGGGCTTATCATGTGGGACATTCTATTTTCCGATGTCCCGGGTGTTTTCCAAACCCGATTCCAG ACTGCTCCATTGGACTTAGAGACTGAATCCTTCTATCTAAACAGGAAGGAAATGATAGAATCTCAGCTCGAGAAAGTTGCAAACGGAATGGCTGAAGAAATActaatcatatcatatgaaaCAAACCGTGGAACAGCGTGCAGGGGAGTGGTTTGGGAGCGGTTTACATTAGAGGAACTGAGAGCAGCAGTGGCTTGTGTTGGAAGTGTGTGTGTAGCATCGCTGTGCCGGCATTTAGCTCAAGACTATAGGAGCTGGTGCAGTGGAATGCCTGATCTGCTACTATGGCGGTTCAAGGAGAATGGTTATGAAGGTGAAGCTAAGCTTGTGGAagtaaaatcagaaaaagataGGTTATCGGAACAGCAACGAGCCTGGCTTCTACTCCTAATGGATTCAGGCTTTAGTGTTGAGATTTGCAAAGTAAGACCActgcttgtttaa